One genomic segment of Candidatus Delongbacteria bacterium includes these proteins:
- a CDS encoding metal ABC transporter permease, which produces MEFIQTVLDYQFLQFAILAGTLASLACGITGTFVVKKKITFVSGGIAHGVLGGVGLFYFLGLNTSVGALVASLFFSILLTFSKFKFKGNEDTLVGAIWSAGMSLGIIFMFLTPGYNVDIMSFIFGNILMVDSDSLILLATYDIAIVLTVFILYRHLKYISWDEEYLQIRGFNVPLIYFILLVLVSFTVVILLKIVGLILIIALLTIPASAASLFSSRFSRIMIISFILGLFFSLSGIFLSYQYDLPSGATIVLISATVYLILSIISKIVSKT; this is translated from the coding sequence ATGGAATTCATACAAACAGTATTAGATTATCAATTCTTACAATTCGCTATTCTTGCAGGAACATTGGCTAGTTTAGCGTGTGGAATAACGGGAACTTTTGTAGTAAAAAAGAAAATTACTTTCGTTAGTGGTGGAATAGCTCATGGAGTTCTTGGTGGTGTGGGTCTATTTTATTTCCTAGGATTAAACACAAGTGTGGGAGCTTTAGTTGCAAGTCTGTTTTTCTCGATCTTACTAACTTTTTCGAAGTTTAAGTTCAAAGGTAACGAAGATACTTTGGTAGGTGCAATATGGTCCGCAGGAATGAGTCTTGGAATCATATTTATGTTCTTAACTCCGGGATACAATGTCGATATTATGTCCTTTATTTTCGGTAATATTTTAATGGTTGATTCAGATTCTCTAATTCTTTTAGCAACCTATGATATAGCAATTGTATTGACCGTTTTCATTTTGTATAGACATCTCAAGTATATTTCCTGGGATGAAGAGTATCTCCAGATCAGAGGCTTTAATGTGCCTTTGATCTATTTTATACTACTTGTTTTAGTTTCATTTACTGTAGTTATTCTTTTAAAAATCGTTGGACTGATACTCATTATAGCCTTGTTAACAATTCCAGCTTCTGCTGCTTCTCTATTTTCTTCCAGATTCTCAAGAATAATGATTATAAGTTTTATACTTGGTTTATTTTTTTCTCTTTCAGGTATTTTCTTATCTTATCAGTATGATCTACCATCTGGAGCTACAATTGTACTTATCTCTGCAACAGTATACTTAATCCTTTCAATTATAAGTAAGATTGTAAGCAAAACGTAA
- a CDS encoding ABC transporter ATP-binding protein, producing the protein MPVIVFENVNMNFGAQRVLENISFTLEKNDYCGIIGPNGGGKTTILKLILGFIKPSTGKITVLGKNPKFSGNQIGYVPQFNKMDDHFPITVEQVVSMGTMKKFSLFPSIRNEEKIRIFEALSKVKMEDHIHKNFGNLSGGMKQRVLIARAIVSHPELLILDEPTASVDPDVEKDIYSLISSLKENMTIIMVSHDMNIISSAANKVLCINRRASFHSPEYPEFHDFSNNIYNPEIKIVKHHCGI; encoded by the coding sequence ATGCCTGTTATTGTCTTTGAAAATGTAAATATGAATTTTGGAGCTCAACGAGTACTTGAAAACATTAGTTTTACGTTAGAAAAGAATGATTATTGTGGAATAATAGGTCCAAACGGTGGAGGTAAAACGACAATTCTAAAGTTGATTTTAGGATTTATAAAACCTTCCACAGGGAAAATAACAGTTCTAGGAAAAAACCCTAAATTTTCTGGGAACCAGATCGGTTATGTCCCGCAGTTTAATAAAATGGACGATCATTTTCCAATAACTGTTGAACAAGTAGTATCAATGGGAACAATGAAAAAGTTTAGCTTGTTCCCATCAATTAGAAATGAAGAAAAAATTAGAATTTTTGAAGCATTGAGTAAGGTGAAAATGGAAGATCATATTCATAAAAACTTCGGAAATCTTTCTGGAGGAATGAAGCAGAGAGTTCTAATCGCCAGAGCTATTGTTTCACATCCCGAACTTTTAATATTAGATGAGCCAACAGCTAGTGTTGATCCAGATGTAGAAAAAGATATCTATTCTCTTATATCTTCTTTAAAAGAGAATATGACGATAATAATGGTTTCTCATGATATGAATATTATTTCCAGTGCTGCAAATAAGGTATTGTGCATAAATAGGAGAGCTAGCTTTCATTCACCAGAGTATCCTGAATTTCACGACTTCTCAAATAATATTTATAATCCTGAAATTAAAATCGTAAAACATCATTGTGGTATTTAA